The proteins below are encoded in one region of Bremerella sp. P1:
- a CDS encoding DUF1593 domain-containing protein — MRSLALCLLCVWSLAVVSPVVAQQPDTRPRLLVLTDIGGDPDDQQSMVRLMVYANQFRLEGLVASASGTPGELKKAITQPQLIREIVDAYGQVRPSLAKHESNWPEVAQLVACIKSGNPQRGREYIGEPHDTEGSRFLIDRIDAGTKDDPLNITIWGGQTDLAQALWRVKHDRSEEEYLAFVAKFRAYDIADQDGIADWMHEQFPGMFYILSKAPKGEDRRKGTFRGMYLTGDVSTTSREWINENIRSQGPLGKLYPTKTWTAPNPHGCLKEGDTPSWFFFLPAGGNQLSDPSQPGWGGQYVLAEDGWYRDQPSSGGDPRESVSKWRPDFQKDFAQRMAWCQD; from the coding sequence ATGCGAAGTCTCGCTCTATGTCTGTTGTGCGTCTGGTCTCTTGCCGTCGTGAGCCCGGTAGTTGCTCAGCAGCCCGATACGCGGCCGCGCCTGCTGGTCCTCACCGACATCGGTGGCGACCCGGACGACCAGCAATCGATGGTTCGCCTGATGGTTTATGCGAACCAGTTTCGCCTGGAAGGTCTGGTGGCTTCCGCTTCCGGGACGCCCGGCGAACTGAAAAAAGCAATCACGCAACCGCAGCTCATTCGCGAGATCGTCGATGCGTACGGCCAGGTACGTCCCAGCCTGGCCAAGCATGAATCGAACTGGCCAGAAGTCGCACAGCTTGTCGCGTGCATCAAATCGGGCAATCCGCAGCGCGGACGAGAATACATTGGCGAGCCGCACGACACCGAAGGCTCTCGCTTTCTGATTGATCGTATCGACGCTGGCACCAAGGACGATCCCCTGAATATCACCATTTGGGGCGGTCAGACCGACCTGGCCCAGGCACTCTGGCGGGTAAAGCACGATCGCAGTGAAGAAGAATACCTGGCATTCGTGGCGAAGTTTCGTGCCTACGATATCGCCGACCAGGATGGCATCGCCGATTGGATGCACGAGCAGTTCCCCGGCATGTTTTACATCCTGAGCAAAGCTCCCAAGGGCGAAGATCGCCGAAAAGGTACCTTTCGCGGGATGTATCTGACCGGCGACGTTTCCACGACCAGCCGCGAGTGGATCAACGAGAACATCCGCTCGCAGGGACCGCTCGGCAAGCTTTATCCCACCAAGACCTGGACCGCTCCCAATCCGCATGGCTGCTTGAAGGAAGGAGACACGCCCTCGTGGTTTTTCTTTCTGCCCGCAGGCGGCAATCAACTGAGTGATCCTTCTCAGCCTGGTTGGGGTGGCCAATACGTCTTGGCCGAAGATGGCTGGTACCGTGACCAACCCAGCAGCGGCGGCGACCCGCGCGAGTCGGTATCCAAATGGCGTCCTGACTTCCAAAAAGACTTCGCCCAGCGAATGGCCTGGTGCCAGGATTAG
- a CDS encoding APC family permease, whose protein sequence is MSSGEEEKLGVLSTLSIGIGGMVGGGIFAVTGLTVEVTKGGAPAAFIISGIVALLTSYSYLKLTLRYPGEGGTVEFLNRAFGGGILTGSANILLLLSYVVLLAIYAYAFGSYAASFFPKPDRPFWLHTFICVVIVGLFLLNLFASKMVVKSENFFNAAKMILLLAFIVCGLATPIEWSRLDYENYVTTPGLIAGAMLIFLNYEGFELIANASNDVVNPKRSLPIAYLGGVAIVMALYFLIAMVVVGHLGFDQVKESSAHVLSVAADDVMGRTGYIAIAVAAIFATSSAINATFYSTGRLTYIIAKSGELPKELERSIRGQHAEGTAITAALALLIANFVPLEAIATMGSAGFLLIFFGVNVAAVRLAKETGGRRWISALAAISTWVALVVLCIEVDENVRTRSHLWILLAMIGLSLGIEVVYRSITGRKIRLMKRKNHDPK, encoded by the coding sequence ATGTCTTCAGGGGAAGAAGAAAAACTGGGCGTACTCTCGACCCTTTCCATCGGGATTGGTGGAATGGTCGGCGGGGGCATCTTTGCCGTCACCGGGCTGACCGTTGAAGTAACCAAGGGGGGCGCCCCGGCGGCGTTCATCATCTCGGGGATCGTCGCTCTGCTGACCAGCTATTCCTATCTCAAGCTGACACTGCGCTATCCAGGCGAAGGAGGAACGGTTGAGTTCTTAAACCGAGCCTTCGGTGGCGGCATCCTCACTGGGTCGGCGAACATCCTTCTCCTGCTAAGCTACGTCGTGCTGCTGGCGATCTATGCCTACGCATTTGGCAGTTACGCGGCGAGCTTCTTCCCCAAGCCGGACCGACCCTTCTGGCTGCATACGTTTATCTGCGTCGTGATCGTCGGCTTGTTTCTGCTGAATCTGTTCGCGTCGAAGATGGTCGTTAAGTCCGAGAACTTCTTCAACGCCGCCAAGATGATATTGCTGTTGGCATTCATCGTGTGTGGCCTGGCGACGCCGATTGAGTGGAGTCGGCTCGACTACGAGAACTACGTGACAACGCCTGGCTTGATCGCTGGCGCCATGCTGATCTTCCTGAACTACGAAGGCTTTGAACTGATTGCCAACGCATCCAACGATGTGGTGAACCCGAAACGCTCTTTGCCCATAGCGTACCTGGGTGGCGTGGCAATCGTGATGGCGCTCTATTTTCTAATCGCCATGGTGGTCGTCGGGCATCTCGGATTCGACCAAGTGAAGGAGTCGAGCGCCCATGTGCTCTCGGTCGCCGCCGACGATGTGATGGGCCGAACAGGCTATATCGCGATTGCAGTCGCCGCCATCTTCGCGACCAGTTCGGCGATCAACGCCACCTTTTACAGCACCGGACGACTGACCTACATCATCGCCAAGAGTGGCGAACTGCCCAAGGAACTGGAACGGTCCATTCGTGGTCAGCACGCAGAGGGAACCGCCATCACGGCAGCCCTGGCATTGCTCATTGCGAACTTCGTTCCATTGGAAGCGATCGCTACCATGGGCAGTGCCGGCTTTTTGCTGATCTTCTTCGGGGTCAACGTAGCCGCGGTGCGCCTGGCAAAAGAAACCGGCGGGCGACGCTGGATCTCCGCGCTGGCCGCCATCAGTACGTGGGTTGCCCTGGTCGTGCTTTGTATTGAAGTCGACGAGAACGTCCGAACGCGGAGCCATCTTTGGATTCTCTTAGCGATGATCGGCCTTTCTTTAGGCATCGAAGTCGTCTACCGCAGCATCACCGGGCGGAAAATTCGCCTGATGAAACGGAAGAATCACGATCCGAAGTGA
- a CDS encoding wax synthase family protein, with the protein MNVPAAAIMPSPWVGMWSLAVAIYVACKWLTWSFARRSGVDRQRVAEYLLLWPGMDSDAFLNDRDGVVTPTLLEWLFAAAKTAVGVVLLYGVLPLISAERELLVGWIGMIGLIFVLHFGVFHLLSCWWRSYDIDAKPLMDWPILATSLGEFWGRRWNRAFRDLTFRYLFRPLTKRFGTTWGLMAGFLMSGLVHDAVISIPAGAGYGGPTLFFIVQGLGILIERSALGRQVGLGRGAVGWLFTVACLVLPVALLFHPPFVRNVIVPFLHAIGAT; encoded by the coding sequence GTGAACGTTCCCGCCGCGGCGATCATGCCCTCGCCCTGGGTCGGGATGTGGTCACTGGCCGTGGCGATCTACGTCGCCTGTAAATGGTTAACGTGGTCGTTCGCCCGACGATCAGGCGTCGATCGCCAACGCGTTGCCGAGTACCTATTGCTCTGGCCGGGCATGGACAGCGATGCGTTTCTCAACGATAGAGATGGTGTCGTGACGCCGACGCTTTTGGAGTGGCTCTTTGCGGCCGCGAAAACGGCTGTCGGCGTTGTTCTTCTCTATGGCGTGCTGCCGCTGATTTCGGCTGAACGAGAGCTGCTGGTGGGATGGATCGGCATGATCGGTCTCATCTTCGTGTTGCACTTCGGGGTCTTCCACTTGCTGTCGTGCTGGTGGCGATCGTATGACATCGATGCGAAGCCGCTGATGGACTGGCCGATCTTAGCGACAAGCCTTGGTGAATTCTGGGGACGACGCTGGAATCGAGCGTTTCGCGATCTCACGTTCCGCTATCTCTTTAGGCCGCTCACCAAACGCTTTGGTACGACCTGGGGCTTAATGGCCGGGTTCCTGATGAGTGGACTGGTACACGACGCGGTGATTTCGATTCCTGCCGGTGCCGGCTACGGAGGTCCTACGCTGTTCTTCATTGTGCAGGGACTCGGCATCTTGATCGAGCGTAGCGCGCTCGGACGCCAGGTGGGCCTTGGTCGTGGCGCGGTGGGTTGGTTGTTTACCGTGGCGTGTCTTGTTCTGCCGGTTGCCCTGTTATTCCATCCACCATTTGTCCGCAACGTGATCGTTCCCTTTCTTCACGCGATAGGAGCCACATGA
- a CDS encoding DUF1559 domain-containing protein, with protein MPFHSSNRRGFTLVELLVVIAIIGVLIALLLPAVQQAREAARRMQCSNQLKQLGLALHNYHDTYGAFVPRKQGTNDPGYGSGNERLSNSGRASGFIGLLPFIEQTAMYDKIAAGDGSTAPWGPYAWAGWGVWNNAPEMLLCPSATSKSKPASAVNYMFSSGDSIQGNRDGSNLRGVFQRVHGVNMRDITDGTSNTIAMSERLITNFGIGGGGTNIPVTEGTATGLSGLSGNPSQCVATASGRFYANPGDIKGRTGWRWTDGQIEKVGFTTVLPPNAASCIDGTNPNGDGSNTILPPTSNHPGGAIGLFCDGSVKFVAETIDTGDLTAGQVTNGPSPYGVWGAMGSKSGGEAYAAN; from the coding sequence ATGCCCTTTCATTCGTCGAATCGACGTGGCTTTACCCTCGTCGAACTTCTGGTTGTGATTGCCATCATCGGTGTTTTGATTGCCCTGCTGTTGCCTGCCGTACAACAGGCCCGCGAAGCAGCCCGCCGGATGCAGTGCTCGAATCAATTGAAGCAACTCGGGCTTGCCCTGCATAACTATCACGACACGTACGGGGCGTTCGTTCCTCGAAAGCAAGGCACCAACGATCCTGGCTACGGCAGCGGCAACGAGCGTCTTTCAAACTCGGGACGAGCAAGCGGATTCATTGGCTTGCTGCCATTTATTGAGCAAACGGCTATGTACGATAAGATCGCTGCTGGTGACGGCAGCACGGCACCTTGGGGCCCATATGCGTGGGCTGGCTGGGGCGTTTGGAACAATGCACCCGAGATGTTGCTTTGCCCTTCCGCCACTTCCAAAAGCAAGCCTGCCAGCGCGGTGAACTATATGTTCAGCTCAGGTGATTCGATCCAAGGGAACCGTGATGGCTCGAACCTGCGTGGGGTCTTCCAACGTGTTCACGGCGTTAACATGCGGGACATTACCGACGGCACGAGTAACACGATCGCCATGAGCGAACGCTTGATCACCAACTTCGGCATTGGAGGTGGTGGCACCAACATTCCTGTCACCGAGGGAACCGCGACTGGTTTGTCGGGACTCTCGGGCAATCCTTCGCAATGTGTTGCCACCGCCAGCGGAAGGTTCTATGCCAATCCCGGCGACATCAAAGGCCGCACAGGCTGGCGATGGACCGATGGCCAGATTGAAAAGGTCGGCTTCACTACGGTTCTGCCACCCAACGCTGCGTCTTGCATTGACGGTACCAACCCGAACGGCGACGGCAGCAACACGATCTTGCCACCAACCAGCAATCATCCTGGCGGTGCGATCGGCTTGTTCTGCGATGGCTCGGTGAAGTTCGTCGCCGAGACGATCGATACCGGCGACCTGACTGCAGGTCAGGTTACCAACGGTCCCAGCCCTTACGGGGTTTGGGGTGCTATGGGATCAAAGTCTGGTGGCGAAGCCTACGCGGCCAACTAG
- a CDS encoding carboxypeptidase-like regulatory domain-containing protein — translation MSTSWYQSAPLFLCIGLLMMPGCSSADTGKSLGATVTGTVSYNGNPVEGAMVTFRPAGEGGQGAFARTDQEGKYELSSSAVGTSGVNPGDYVVTVTKKEVGESTVASEDDPNYDPYATGPAEAKSVLPKKYANAKTSGLEFTVKQGANDLPIELTD, via the coding sequence TTGAGTACTTCATGGTATCAATCTGCCCCGTTATTTCTCTGTATCGGACTATTGATGATGCCCGGTTGTTCCAGCGCAGACACCGGCAAGTCATTGGGGGCCACGGTCACCGGAACCGTCAGCTACAACGGCAATCCAGTCGAAGGAGCAATGGTCACCTTTCGTCCCGCCGGCGAGGGTGGTCAAGGTGCGTTTGCTCGCACCGATCAAGAAGGCAAATACGAGCTATCCTCTTCCGCTGTTGGAACTTCCGGTGTGAACCCAGGCGACTATGTCGTAACGGTCACCAAGAAGGAGGTGGGCGAGTCGACGGTCGCGTCCGAGGATGATCCCAACTACGACCCTTACGCCACCGGCCCCGCAGAGGCCAAAAGCGTCCTGCCGAAAAAGTATGCCAATGCCAAGACTTCGGGGCTGGAGTTTACGGTCAAACAAGGCGCGAATGACCTGCCGATTGAATTGACCGACTAA
- a CDS encoding TPM domain-containing protein, which yields MQRASTLFSAEQRQKIQETVAQAESNTSCEIVPVVATASGRYDRAEDILGLWLATIAAVLVWTLYPRATEEVGDWAGTSFDSGLLALVASIVVAFLVGAVLGSQIDWLRRLFTPSDQMKDEVAAKARQAFFDRRVHHTSGATGLLIYVSLFEHTATILADQEVLEKLGQAKLDELCQQLTEGLHLGHPTEAICAVIESAGQQLGEVLPRTAGSTNELPDALVLMD from the coding sequence ATGCAACGTGCATCCACTCTCTTCAGTGCCGAACAGCGTCAGAAGATCCAGGAAACCGTCGCCCAGGCCGAAAGCAACACCTCGTGCGAAATCGTCCCGGTCGTGGCTACGGCTTCGGGCCGCTACGATCGAGCTGAAGATATCCTTGGCCTTTGGCTGGCGACGATCGCGGCCGTCTTGGTTTGGACCCTATATCCTCGAGCGACGGAAGAAGTGGGAGACTGGGCCGGTACGTCTTTCGATTCTGGTTTGTTGGCCTTGGTGGCAAGCATCGTGGTCGCGTTTCTCGTAGGCGCCGTGCTCGGAAGCCAGATTGACTGGCTCCGGCGGCTATTTACCCCGAGCGATCAAATGAAAGACGAAGTCGCTGCCAAAGCACGCCAGGCCTTCTTCGATCGGCGCGTACATCACACCAGCGGCGCGACCGGCCTATTGATTTACGTTTCGCTCTTTGAACACACAGCGACGATCCTGGCCGACCAGGAAGTCCTTGAAAAGCTCGGCCAAGCTAAGCTCGATGAACTCTGCCAACAGCTAACCGAAGGTCTTCACCTAGGGCATCCGACCGAAGCAATCTGCGCGGTAATTGAGTCGGCAGGCCAACAACTGGGCGAAGTGCTACCGCGAACCGCCGGGTCGACCAACGAACTGCCCGATGCTTTGGTGTTGATGGACTAA
- a CDS encoding TPM domain-containing protein — protein MPITRCCQSLMLCLLIGISTVCFASTASAIQIDIEKPGDREFVRDLAEMITPEDEEKIREVCDKLLTDKETPIIVITIDSMAQHGGEGLRIETFATLLFDQWGIGHAQINGQEWNTGILLLVSKNDRKARIELGGGWGRREDGLCRQIMDEQIIPRFKLEQFSEGIVAGVESLDLMARKLELPTKPRPLWHYAVGAGFVGLAIFTAVSLYRRGSSGWAWAFWAVVFTVVGAILYHMATSRSSGGGGGFSGGSFGGGSSGGGGATGSW, from the coding sequence ATGCCCATCACACGCTGTTGCCAAAGTCTGATGTTGTGCCTGCTGATTGGCATCTCAACGGTCTGTTTCGCTTCGACCGCATCGGCAATTCAAATCGATATCGAGAAGCCTGGTGATCGCGAGTTTGTGCGTGACCTGGCCGAGATGATCACGCCGGAAGACGAAGAGAAGATTCGGGAAGTTTGCGATAAGCTGCTGACCGACAAAGAAACGCCGATCATCGTGATCACGATCGACTCGATGGCCCAGCACGGCGGCGAAGGTCTGCGGATCGAAACGTTCGCGACGCTGCTGTTCGACCAGTGGGGAATCGGCCACGCTCAGATCAACGGACAAGAGTGGAACACCGGTATCTTGCTGTTGGTTTCCAAGAACGATCGCAAAGCCCGAATCGAACTGGGCGGGGGCTGGGGACGGCGCGAAGATGGTCTCTGTCGACAGATCATGGATGAACAAATCATTCCCCGCTTCAAGCTAGAGCAGTTCTCCGAAGGCATTGTCGCCGGCGTCGAGTCGCTCGACTTGATGGCTCGCAAGCTCGAACTTCCTACCAAGCCGCGTCCTTTGTGGCACTATGCGGTCGGTGCTGGCTTCGTAGGCCTGGCGATCTTCACCGCGGTATCACTTTATCGACGTGGCTCCAGTGGTTGGGCATGGGCATTCTGGGCCGTCGTATTCACGGTTGTCGGTGCGATCCTGTATCACATGGCGACCAGTCGCAGCAGTGGTGGTGGAGGCGGATTCAGCGGCGGTTCATTTGGCGGTGGCTCTTCCGGTGGCGGTGGTGCCACTGGCTCTTGGTAA
- a CDS encoding serine/threonine-protein kinase produces MSSEKAPVPDARFAETMAGASGDFSKEQQDIAIAALILRMGVISERQLSQALSTWTLHGDLPLHEHLVALGHIDVDTCNQLIERSPALLKEVPPGGSDTDFTSAETVVARTLDSVDPSGVIARLMGIHSVSGSGANDATGLRSSMARYRLIRKLGQGGLGRVWLAYDEHLKRPVAVKEVTAPDQSSAQERFRREAEITGRLEHPGIVPIYHLGEDIETGQAFYAMRFLGKQTLHDTIQEYHERLSEGDHDPMLLRRLLTDFVNVCQAIGHAHSRKVIHRDLKPENVAIDNFGQVIVIDWGIAKVINELQTSDGQSGTHAMHASNQSTMDGQVLGTPLYMAPEQAAGRVDELDERTDIYGLGAILFSILAGCGPHEHTRDASKSVNGRELLTAIAGHPTPNAADVNPDVDPALAAICAKAMARRQYARYQSASELAEEVQRWMAGEKVAAYQERPEQRLARWIQHHRIASQLVGLVLVTCLVAMTVFVVDSYKAKNARRQSRFDQMQAYSRELEVQLKTTAESLSKDVRFMSSLPPIQGIIVAQEENAEGEPEDVWRSRLELIYEEFLRANVEYISISFTKITEGAAEDVVCVERNVRDPAYLRRVPASRLTTHEEPEVLAQVSRLNRGDIFLVVRSADDSENDRVEEGVRLVAITPIYDDNSGSLFGAAVIAIDLRHQLVDFLTHLDQSNSVIRVTDRQGKIWVRDTPQSGVVETNKPVSITSELPELKAFFDDEDTKLYSDPSDGVIASKVLLDHFNGQTTVGIVLQLVE; encoded by the coding sequence ATGTCTTCTGAGAAAGCCCCAGTTCCTGATGCTCGTTTTGCCGAAACGATGGCCGGCGCCAGCGGTGATTTCAGCAAAGAGCAACAAGACATCGCCATTGCCGCGCTGATTCTCCGCATGGGGGTGATCTCGGAACGCCAGCTGTCTCAGGCACTTTCCACCTGGACGCTGCACGGCGACTTGCCGCTTCACGAACACCTGGTAGCGCTGGGGCACATCGACGTCGACACCTGCAACCAGTTGATCGAACGCAGTCCGGCCCTGCTCAAAGAAGTTCCCCCGGGCGGCAGCGATACCGACTTCACCTCGGCAGAAACGGTCGTGGCGCGAACGCTCGACTCGGTCGATCCTTCCGGAGTGATTGCCCGCTTGATGGGAATCCACAGTGTTTCAGGTTCGGGTGCCAACGACGCCACCGGCTTGCGATCGTCGATGGCTCGCTATCGACTTATCCGCAAGCTCGGCCAAGGCGGCCTCGGTCGCGTCTGGCTGGCCTACGACGAACATCTGAAACGCCCTGTGGCCGTCAAAGAAGTCACCGCCCCGGACCAATCCTCGGCGCAAGAGCGTTTCCGCCGCGAAGCCGAGATCACCGGTCGACTCGAACACCCTGGTATCGTGCCCATCTATCACCTGGGTGAAGACATCGAAACAGGCCAGGCATTCTATGCGATGCGTTTCCTCGGCAAGCAGACGCTGCACGACACGATTCAAGAGTATCACGAACGCCTGAGCGAAGGGGATCACGACCCGATGCTGCTGCGGCGTCTACTGACCGACTTCGTCAACGTGTGCCAGGCGATCGGTCACGCCCACTCGCGAAAGGTCATTCACCGCGACCTGAAACCCGAGAACGTCGCGATCGATAACTTCGGTCAGGTGATCGTGATCGACTGGGGCATCGCCAAGGTCATCAACGAGCTGCAAACCAGCGACGGCCAGTCCGGCACGCACGCGATGCACGCCAGCAATCAAAGCACGATGGACGGCCAAGTGCTGGGGACGCCTCTTTACATGGCTCCTGAACAAGCGGCCGGTCGCGTCGATGAACTCGATGAACGCACCGACATCTACGGCCTGGGGGCGATCCTCTTTTCGATCCTGGCCGGATGTGGCCCACACGAACACACGCGCGACGCTTCGAAATCGGTCAACGGAAGAGAATTGCTGACCGCCATTGCCGGGCATCCAACTCCCAACGCGGCCGATGTGAATCCCGATGTCGATCCCGCCCTGGCCGCCATCTGCGCCAAAGCGATGGCCCGACGTCAATACGCGCGGTATCAATCGGCATCAGAGCTGGCCGAAGAAGTTCAGCGCTGGATGGCCGGCGAAAAAGTCGCTGCCTACCAGGAGCGCCCCGAGCAGCGTCTGGCACGTTGGATTCAGCATCATCGCATTGCCTCGCAGTTGGTGGGCCTGGTACTGGTGACCTGCCTGGTGGCCATGACGGTGTTTGTGGTCGACTCGTACAAAGCGAAGAACGCAAGACGTCAGAGCCGCTTCGACCAAATGCAAGCGTATAGTCGCGAACTGGAAGTCCAACTGAAAACGACTGCCGAGAGCCTGTCGAAAGACGTCCGCTTCATGTCGAGCCTGCCGCCCATCCAAGGCATCATCGTAGCCCAAGAAGAAAACGCGGAAGGCGAACCGGAAGACGTTTGGCGTAGCCGACTCGAGCTGATCTACGAAGAATTCCTGCGGGCCAATGTCGAATACATTTCGATCAGCTTCACCAAGATCACCGAGGGAGCGGCCGAGGATGTTGTTTGTGTCGAACGCAATGTGCGCGACCCCGCTTACCTACGCCGTGTGCCGGCATCGCGTCTGACCACGCACGAAGAACCCGAGGTCTTAGCCCAGGTATCAAGACTCAACCGCGGCGATATCTTCCTGGTTGTCCGCAGCGCCGATGACAGTGAAAACGATCGCGTCGAAGAAGGCGTACGTCTCGTCGCAATCACCCCGATCTACGACGACAACTCAGGCAGTCTGTTTGGTGCGGCGGTCATCGCAATCGACTTACGACACCAACTCGTCGATTTCCTGACCCATCTCGACCAAAGCAACTCCGTCATTCGCGTGACCGATCGCCAAGGCAAAATCTGGGTTCGCGATACGCCCCAATCCGGCGTCGTCGAAACGAACAAACCGGTCAGCATCACCAGCGAACTGCCGGAGCTGAAAGCGTTCTTCGACGACGAAGATACCAAGCTGTACAGCGACCCAAGCGATGGAGTGATTGCCTCGAAGGTCTTGCTCGACCATTTCAACGGGCAAACGACCGTGGGCATTGTGCTACAACTGGTCGAGTAG
- a CDS encoding SDR family NAD(P)-dependent oxidoreductase, with amino-acid sequence MKNTALITGASSGIGRELAWVHAEHGGDLVLIARRGEVLEDLKKQIIEKHKVNVMCIAIDLNEPRAVHQVYDQVDAAGIEVDILINNAGFGNHGPFYQHDWKTDGGMIHLNVTVLSEMTHRFMQGMLERQHGRILNVGSTAGFLPGPMMAVYYASKAYVLSFSQAINEEVAELGVTVTALCPGPVETEFFQRAHAKQVSMFKKGSTVTARSVAELGYRAMKKGRLVVINEWRLWFLLNWITPWVPRRTLLKISKWLLSS; translated from the coding sequence ATGAAGAACACAGCCTTGATCACCGGAGCATCCAGCGGCATCGGTCGCGAGTTGGCCTGGGTCCACGCCGAGCATGGTGGCGACCTGGTCCTGATTGCTCGTCGCGGTGAAGTGCTCGAAGACCTGAAGAAGCAGATCATCGAGAAGCACAAAGTCAACGTCATGTGCATCGCCATCGATCTGAACGAACCACGTGCCGTTCACCAGGTGTACGACCAGGTCGACGCCGCCGGCATCGAGGTCGACATCTTGATCAACAACGCCGGCTTCGGCAATCATGGGCCGTTCTATCAACACGATTGGAAGACCGACGGCGGGATGATTCACTTGAACGTCACCGTCCTCAGTGAAATGACCCACCGCTTCATGCAGGGCATGCTTGAGCGGCAACACGGACGTATCCTCAACGTCGGCAGCACAGCGGGATTTCTGCCGGGTCCGATGATGGCGGTCTACTACGCGTCGAAAGCGTACGTCCTCAGCTTTTCGCAGGCCATCAATGAAGAAGTTGCCGAACTTGGCGTCACCGTCACGGCCCTCTGCCCAGGACCGGTGGAAACCGAATTCTTCCAACGAGCCCACGCCAAGCAGGTCAGCATGTTCAAAAAGGGCTCGACCGTGACTGCCCGTAGCGTCGCCGAGCTGGGCTACCGCGCGATGAAGAAGGGACGACTGGTCGTGATCAACGAATGGCGATTGTGGTTCCTCTTGAACTGGATCACCCCATGGGTGCCTCGACGGACGTTGTTGAAGATCTCGAAGTGGCTGTTGAGTTCGTAG